From the genome of Impatiens glandulifera chromosome 9, dImpGla2.1, whole genome shotgun sequence, one region includes:
- the LOC124914408 gene encoding probable hexosyltransferase MUCI70, producing the protein METEYQRSVSLVNRRTERSASNQSKEAEGGIFSPGKSSSGFPLRIIWRRGFIRLVLVGGMVWMLIILCVLLFQIWSCQSSIALFSAICNRESKVFTMLDSLGLVPKAPHRCSIPVVDNPDKVAIPDKRTPNKVIQELSYVMEPGVALNGSQSPQLFGGHESWFQREESFKVKSTMKVHCGFIPGGGAEMDEKDVKYTKKCKFVVASGIFDGYDTPHQPSNISLRSQKLFCFLMVVDEVSLDFIKNNVTVRKDSDGGQWVGMWRLILLKNQPYDEPRRNGKVPKILTHRLFPQAEYSIWIDGKMELIVDPLLILERYLWRGKHTFAIAQHKHHKSIYEEADANKRRKRYARPLIDLHMKIYRYEGMEPWSPEKNTISDVPEGAIIVREHTTMNNLFSCLWFNEVDLFTPRDQLSFGFVVYRLKGMFNFFMFPNCEYNSIFILHNHTREHSSKVEWVKSLDELKGDKTGLRESRGGLGLWTPYPGDLSSIVLPSVVRTSKAG; encoded by the exons ATGGAAACCGAGTACCAGAGGTCTGTTTCACTAGTAAACCGACGAACTGAGCGCAGTGCTTCCAATCAGAGTAAag AAGCTGAAGGAGGAATATTTTCGCCTGGGAAATCATCTTCAGGTTTCCCACTTAGGATTATATGGAGGAGAGGATTTATTCGTTTGGTTCTTGTAGGAGGAATGGTTTGGATGTTGATTATTCTTTGTGTATTGCTCTTTCAAATTTGGTCTTGTCAATCTTCAATTGCCTTATTCTCAG CTATTTGTAACAGAGAAAGCAAGGTGTTTACTATGTTAGACTCACTAGGACTTGTACCAAAGGCTCCTCATC GTTGTTCGATTCCCGTTGTTGATAATCCTGACAAAGTGGCTATACCAGATAAAAGAACTCCAAACAAAGTTATTCAAGAGCTGTCTTATGTAATGGAGCCCGGGGTAGCACTTAATGGGTCACAATCACCTCAGCTATTTGGTGGGCATGAAAGCTGGTTTCAACGAGAAGAGAGCTTTAAAGTAAAATCAACCATGAAG GTACATTGTGGTTTCATCCCAGGTGGTGGTGCAGAAATGGATGAAAAAGATGTTAAGTATACAAAGAAGTGTAAATTTGTGGTAGCTTCCGGAATCTTTGACGGTTATGATACACCTCATCAACCGTCGAATATTAGCTTACGATCTCAAAAGCTCTTTTGCTTTCTGATGGTGGTTGATGAAGTATCTCTTGACTTCATCAAGAACAATGTTACTGTAAGAAAAGATAGTGATGGTGGTCAATGGGTTGGCATGTGGCGTTTGATTTTACTTAAGAATCAACCATACGATGAACCGAGAAGGAACGGGAAGGTCCCCAAAATATTAACCCACAGATTATTTCCTCAAGCAGAATATAGCATCTGGATTGATGGTAAAATGGAGTTAATAGTGGATCCATTACTTATTCTTGAAAG ATACTTATGGCGGGGAAAGCACACATTTGCAATTGCTCAACACAAGCACCATAAGAGTATATACGAAGAGGCGGATGCAAACAAACGTAGGAAACGATACGCTCGACCTCTTATCGACCTACACATGAAAATATACAGATACGAAGGGATGGAGCCTTGGAGCCCCGAGAAAAACACCATTAGTG ATGTTCCTGAAGGAGCGATCATTGTGAGGGAGCACACAACAATGAATAACTTATTCAGTTGCTTATGGTTCAACGAAGTTGACCTCTTTACCCCGAGAGACCAGCTGAGCTTTGGATTCGTCGTCTATAGACTAAAGGGAATGTTCAATTTCTTTATGTTCCCTAACTGTGAGTACAACTCTATATTCATATTGCACAATCACACTAGAGAGCATTCTTCGAAAGTAGAATGGGTGAAGTCGTTGGATGAGTTAAAAGGTGACAAAACAGGTTTGAGAGAGAGTCGAGGTGGATTAGGGTTGTGGACACCATATCCGGGTGACCTTAGCTCGATTGTATTACCATCTGTTGTAAGAACATCTAAAGCCGgttaa